Proteins encoded by one window of Labrus bergylta chromosome 2, fLabBer1.1, whole genome shotgun sequence:
- the LOC109986063 gene encoding uncharacterized protein, whose amino-acid sequence MLLCYCVTLLTESLLISFENLRGVRMIYRTGFLKVVFAWLLVLMHGLDAGHAQKELPAGVPCMPKAMTALTKAVMEESLKRFDEANGKHLGTWSPGFPELQVNINSFLHGPKVQCSLIFIAQGMEKVLEDQKSNLNPEDSPLHKKLRETISRVNMLAVCMNQTLGGECFPVPPLPVMPKHVYARKQWSHTLLKTAKDYLDWLEDKIEVHISTVNEKKKIKHLHTRATIKGKYKMRRKVAEGTRQDYLEGSGYLL is encoded by the exons ATGCtcttgtgttattgtgttaCATTACTAACGGAGTCACTGCTCATCTCATTTGAAAACTTGAGAGGAGTCAGAATGATCTATAGAACAG GTTTTCTGAAAGTTGTGTTCGCCTGGTTGTTGGTTTTGATGCACGGCTTGGATGCAGGACATGCACAAAAGGAACTTCCTGCAGGAGTTCCATGCATGCCGAAAGCAATGACTGCCCTTACCAAGGCTGTAATGGAAGAGAGCTTGAAACGTTTT gacgaAGCCAATGGGAAGCACCTCGGCACTTGGTCTCCGGGCTTCCCTGAGCTACAGGTCAATATAAACTCTTTTCTCCATGGTCCAAAGGTTCAGTGCAGCCTCATATTCATTGCTCAAGGGATGGAGAAAGTCCTGGAGGACCAAAAGAGCAACCTGAATCCTGAAGATAGTCCACTTCACAAGAAGCTCAGAGAAACCATCTCCAGGGTCAACATGCTTGCAGTGTGTATGAACCAAACCCTCGGAGGAGAGTGCTTCCCGGTTCCACCCCTGCCCGTAATGCCCAAGCATGTGTATGCGAGGAAGCAGTGGAGTCACACTCTGCTGAAGACTGCCAAGGACTATCTGGACTGGCTTGAGGATAAGATTGAGGtgcacatttcaacagtcaacGAGAAAAAGAAGATTAAACATCTACATACCAGAGCAACAATCAAAGGAAAGTACAAGATGAGACGTAAAGTTGCTGAGGGAACCCGTCAGGACTACTTGGAGGGGAGTGGATACCTCTTGTAG
- the rnft2 gene encoding RING finger and transmembrane domain-containing protein 2 isoform X2, producing MQRRHSSNTDGMPSDRSRSQTLGSESSLDEGGVFDCLKPDSPASPQQMFSGLVGVPSSSVSSAQFQAAGLVLGSPPEVFIQMTASSREEGGPHRTEGGPFLPRPPPHHHHHHQHHHHFHHQPLQHRTSSLLQQATTGAASERHSSREETQEDPSNPAPALSELKAVVTWLQRGFPFILILLAKVCFQHKLGIAVCVGMASTFAYANSTFRHQVSLREERSVFVALWILMFLTGNIVYIYFTFSQEELHNSLMFAKPNLNSFDFFDLIWAVGITDFVLKYFTIGLKCLVLFLPKILLAFKSRGKFYLLIEELSQLFRALVPIQLWYKYIMGEDPSNSYFLGATLIIIYSLCKSFDICGRVSAIRKALVMLCSSQSYGVRAGSQQCSEAGDVCAICQADFREPIALLCQHVFCEECLCLWFDRERTCPLCRSTVVETLRCWKDGTTSAHFQIY from the exons ATGCAGAGGAGACACAGTAGCAACACGGATGGCATGCCCTCTGACAG GAGCCGAAGCCAAACTTTGGGATCAGAGAGCAGTCTGGATGAGGGTGGCGTGTTCGACTGCCTGAAGCCCGACTCGCCCGCTTCACCCCAGCAGATGTTCTCAGGCCTGGTAGGTGTCCCCTCCAGCTCAGTCTCCTCTGCCCAGTTCCAGGCAGCTGGCTTAGTTCTGGGCTCTCCCCCTGAAGTTTTTATCCAGATGACTGCATCGTCCAGGGAAGAAGGTGGCCCTCATCGTACAGAGGGTGGACCTTTTCTTCCTCGACCGCCCccacaccaccaccatcatcatcaacatcaccaccACTTCCACCACCAGCCCCTTCAGCACAGGACCTCCTCACTGCTCCAGCAGGCCACCACAGGGGCCGCCTCAGAGAGGCACAGCTCCAGGGAGGAGACCCAGGAGGACCCGTCAAACCCTGCTCCGGCCCTGTCTGAGTTAAAGGCAGTGGTAACATGGCTGCAGAGAGGCTTCCCCTTCATCCTCATTCTGCTGGCTAAAGTCTGCTTTCAGCATAAGCTAG GGAttgctgtgtgtgttggcaTGGCCAGCACATTTGCCTATGCCAATTCAACATTCAGGCACCAGGTTTCGCTAcgg gaGGAACGTTCTGTATTTGTTGCTCTGTGGATCCTGATGTTCCTCACGGGGAATATAGTTTACATTTACTTCACTTTTAGTCAAGAGGAGCTACACAACAG CCTCATGTTTGCCAAGCCCAACCTTAACAGCTTTGACTTCTTTGATCTGATCTGGGCCGTGGGCATCACTGACTTTGTCCTGAAGTACTTCACCATCGGCCTGAAATGTTTGGTTCTCTTTCTTCCCAAGATTCTCCTTGCCTTCAAATCCAGG GGAAAGTTCTACCTGCTGATCGAGGAGCTGAGCCAGCTGTTCAGGGCCCTGGTACCTATCCAGCTGTGGTACAAGTACATCATGGGAGAAGACCCGTCCAACAGTTACTTCCTGGGAGCCACTCTAATCATTATCTACAGCCTTTGCAAG TCCTTTGACATCTGTGGACGAGTATCCGCCATACGAAAGGCCTTGGTCATGCTCTGCAGCTCCCAG AGTTATGGAGTCAGAGCAGGCAGTCAGCAGTGCAGCGAAGCAGGGGATGTTTGTGCAATCTGTCAGGCTGATTTCAGAGAACCCATCGCCCTACTCTGTCAG CATGTTTTCTGCGAGGAGTGCCTGTGTTTGTGGTTCGACCGGGAGAGAACATGCCCGCTGTGCCGCTCCACCGTCGTTGAGACCCTGAGATGCTGGAAAGACGGCACAACCTCGGCTCACTTCCAGATCTACTAA
- the spring1 gene encoding SREBP regulating gene protein, whose amino-acid sequence MMVLRRLLRKRWVLGVVFGLSLIYFLTSTLKQEERTIRDRTLLEAKDSDHRIPWKVRFNLGNSSRQMTQCRNSIQGKTLLTDELGYVCDRKDLLINGCCNVNAPSTRQYICKSCLANGCCSIYEYCVSCCLQPDKQLLLERFLNRAAEGFQNLFTAVEDHFELCLAKCRTSSQSVQHENTYRNPQAKYCYGESPPELLPV is encoded by the exons ATGATGGTGCTGCGCAGGTTACTGAGGAAGCGCTGGGTGCTGGGAGTCGTCTTCGGACTGTCTCTCATCTACTTCCTCACCAGCACACTCAAACAG GAGGAGCGGACCATACGGGACCGCACACTCTTGGAGGCCAAAGATTCAGACCACCGCATCCCCTGGAAAGTCCGTTTTAACCTGGGCAACAGCAGCCGGCAGATGACTCAGTGCAGAAACTCCATTCAGGGCAAGACGCTGCTCACAGACGAACTGG GTTATGTCTGTGACAGAAAAGACTTGCTGATTAACGGCTGCTGTAACGTCAACGCTCCCAGCACCAGACAGTACATCTGTAAGAGCTGCCTAGCCAACGGCTGCTGTAGCATCTATGAGTACTGCGTGTCTTGCTGCCTCCAGCCCGATAAG CAACTTTTACTTGAGCGCTTCCTGAATCGTGCAGCCGAAGGCTTCCAGAATCTCTTCACTGCTGTGGAGGATCATTTTGAGCTGTGCCTGGCCAAATGTAGGACATCTTCACAA AGCGTTCAACACGAGAACACGTACAGAAATCCTCAAGCAAAGTACTGCTACGGAGAGAGTCCTCCAGAGCTCCTTCCTGTGTGA
- the rnft2 gene encoding RING finger and transmembrane domain-containing protein 2 isoform X1, whose translation MQRRHSSNTDGMPSDRSRSQTLGSESSLDEGGVFDCLKPDSPASPQQMFSGLVGVPSSSVSSAQFQAAGLVLGSPPEVFIQMTASSREEGGPHRTEGGPFLPRPPPHHHHHHQHHHHFHHQPLQHRTSSLLQQATTGAASERHSSREETQEDPSNPAPALSELKAVVTWLQRGFPFILILLAKVCFQHKLGIAVCVGMASTFAYANSTFRHQVSLREERSVFVALWILMFLTGNIVYIYFTFSQEELHNSLMFAKPNLNSFDFFDLIWAVGITDFVLKYFTIGLKCLVLFLPKILLAFKSRTFIECVSGYKDCSGKFYLLIEELSQLFRALVPIQLWYKYIMGEDPSNSYFLGATLIIIYSLCKSFDICGRVSAIRKALVMLCSSQSYGVRAGSQQCSEAGDVCAICQADFREPIALLCQHVFCEECLCLWFDRERTCPLCRSTVVETLRCWKDGTTSAHFQIY comes from the exons ATGCAGAGGAGACACAGTAGCAACACGGATGGCATGCCCTCTGACAG GAGCCGAAGCCAAACTTTGGGATCAGAGAGCAGTCTGGATGAGGGTGGCGTGTTCGACTGCCTGAAGCCCGACTCGCCCGCTTCACCCCAGCAGATGTTCTCAGGCCTGGTAGGTGTCCCCTCCAGCTCAGTCTCCTCTGCCCAGTTCCAGGCAGCTGGCTTAGTTCTGGGCTCTCCCCCTGAAGTTTTTATCCAGATGACTGCATCGTCCAGGGAAGAAGGTGGCCCTCATCGTACAGAGGGTGGACCTTTTCTTCCTCGACCGCCCccacaccaccaccatcatcatcaacatcaccaccACTTCCACCACCAGCCCCTTCAGCACAGGACCTCCTCACTGCTCCAGCAGGCCACCACAGGGGCCGCCTCAGAGAGGCACAGCTCCAGGGAGGAGACCCAGGAGGACCCGTCAAACCCTGCTCCGGCCCTGTCTGAGTTAAAGGCAGTGGTAACATGGCTGCAGAGAGGCTTCCCCTTCATCCTCATTCTGCTGGCTAAAGTCTGCTTTCAGCATAAGCTAG GGAttgctgtgtgtgttggcaTGGCCAGCACATTTGCCTATGCCAATTCAACATTCAGGCACCAGGTTTCGCTAcgg gaGGAACGTTCTGTATTTGTTGCTCTGTGGATCCTGATGTTCCTCACGGGGAATATAGTTTACATTTACTTCACTTTTAGTCAAGAGGAGCTACACAACAG CCTCATGTTTGCCAAGCCCAACCTTAACAGCTTTGACTTCTTTGATCTGATCTGGGCCGTGGGCATCACTGACTTTGTCCTGAAGTACTTCACCATCGGCCTGAAATGTTTGGTTCTCTTTCTTCCCAAGATTCTCCTTGCCTTCAAATCCAGG ACATTCATTGAATGTGTGTCGGGCTACAAAGATTGCTCA GGAAAGTTCTACCTGCTGATCGAGGAGCTGAGCCAGCTGTTCAGGGCCCTGGTACCTATCCAGCTGTGGTACAAGTACATCATGGGAGAAGACCCGTCCAACAGTTACTTCCTGGGAGCCACTCTAATCATTATCTACAGCCTTTGCAAG TCCTTTGACATCTGTGGACGAGTATCCGCCATACGAAAGGCCTTGGTCATGCTCTGCAGCTCCCAG AGTTATGGAGTCAGAGCAGGCAGTCAGCAGTGCAGCGAAGCAGGGGATGTTTGTGCAATCTGTCAGGCTGATTTCAGAGAACCCATCGCCCTACTCTGTCAG CATGTTTTCTGCGAGGAGTGCCTGTGTTTGTGGTTCGACCGGGAGAGAACATGCCCGCTGTGCCGCTCCACCGTCGTTGAGACCCTGAGATGCTGGAAAGACGGCACAACCTCGGCTCACTTCCAGATCTACTAA